In Melioribacteraceae bacterium, the DNA window ATTGCGCTGTTAAGAAAGTTGTCGTCACCAGATTCTTTTGAGGATTCACGGAAGACGATTGGACCGAGACCGAAATCGATCACCTTCGATAGAATTCCAACAATTGCAACGAGGTAGCCGAATTTGCCGAAATCGTGAACCGATAAAAATCTTGCAGCCAGGACAAATGCCGCAAAATTAAGGGCAAGCGATAAACCCTGTCCGACCGACAATGAAAAAATATTTTTAGTGATCTTCTGGATAGAATGCCTTCAATTAATAAATTAATTATAGCCGGGCGCCGGTCATAAAAATACCTACATTATCTTTAAATGCCGATGCAAAATATTAAATTATCACGAACTTTATAATCAATTATATATTAATTGGTTATTCCTGACATGGAAGTTATATTTGGCCTAATAAAATTATGATTAACAGCAGGTGATTACAAATATGATTAATAAGGATATACCGGTTTTCATTCTTTGCGGCGGACTCGGTACCCGGTTAAAGGAAGAAACCGAATTCAGACCCAAACCGATGGTTCCCGTTGGGGATAAACCAATTCTCTGGCATATAATGAATTCATACAGCAAATTCGGATTCAAGAAATTCATTCTCTGTCTCGGTTTCAAATCGGAAATTATTAAGTCCTATTTTTTGAATTATTCATCTCTCAACAGCGATTTTACCGTAAATCTTCAGAACAATGAAATTACGGTTCATTCAGTCGGTCACAATTTGAACTGGGAGGTTACACTTGCCTATACCGGTGAATTGAACATGACGGGAAGCAGAATAGCGATAGCTGCGGAAAAGTACTTAGGACCTTCTGAAGACTTTGCCGTTACATACGGTGACGGATTAACAAATGCCAACCTTAAAGAGGAATTTGAATTCCACAAACAACACGGTAAGATTGGGACCATATTAGGCACAAACCCGCCATCGAGATTCGGATCAATCAAACTGAATGGAGAAATTGTTGAGGAATTCAGCGAGAAACCTGAATTCGAGGATGAATGGATTAACGGCGGCTATTTTTTCTTCAAGCGGGAATTTTTATCCTACTTATCCAAAGATGAAAAGTGCATTCTGGAACGTCAGCCTTTAGTTAAGCTTGCATCGGACAGGCAGCTGCAGATGTTCCGGCATAAAGGATTCTGGGCATGTATGGATACTCAAAGAGACAGAGAATATTTAAATCAATTATGGAATAGCGGCAACGTTCCGTGGTAAACTAACAAGCAAACTGGAATTAATGAATGAGAGTATTACTAACCGGCCACAAAGGATATATCGGCGCACATCTGTTAGAAATATTAAAAGAGGAAGGCCATTCGGTAACCGGCGTGGATCTGAATTTATTTCCCGAAGCCGAATGGGAGAATACAGTAAAGCCTGACAGAGAATTACTGAAAGATTTCCGGAATCTCCAACCGAATGAAATTGAAAATCACGATTGTGTAATGCACCTTGCGGCAATATCGAACGATCCGATGGGCGACCTGGTAGAACAACTTACTTACAATATAAACCTGCATGGATCTGTCAATCTGGCAAGAAAAGCAAAAGAAGCCGGGATTCCTAGATTTCTTTTTTCCGGAAGCTGTTCCGTATACGGTAAAGGTGTTAACCTGGACCTTGATGAAAACTCCACATTAAATCCGGTATCTGCATACGCGGTTTCAAAAGTAAAATCGGAAGTAGAAATAGGAAAACTTGCCGATCAGAATTTTTCTCCGGTCTTCCTGCGAAATTCAACCGCTTACGGATTCTCTCCCGTCTTACGAATTGATCTGGTAGTAAACAACCTTCTGGCATGCGCAATTTCAAGAAATGAAATCCGGATAATGAGTGACGGAACTCCATGGCGCCCGTTGATTCATGCCCGTGACATCGCAAGAGCATTCATTGCTTTTGCAAATGCTCCCGCACAGGAAATTCATAATAAGGCAATTAATATAGGTGCCAATCATGAAAACTATCAGGTGAAGGACGTTGCAGAAAACGTCGGTAAACTTATACCATCTGCAAAAATCGTCTTTACCGGAGAAGTCGGCGAGGATCCTAGAAATTACAGAGTAAATTTTGACTTGTTGAATAAAGTCCTGCCCGGTTTTAAACTTGAATACAATCTGGAAAAAGGGATGGAGGAATTATATTCTAAATATAGAGAACACAATTTTAATCTAAGCGATTTTGAAGGTGACCGTTTTGTTAGATTAAGAACACTAAAAAAGAAATTAGGGCAATTCGGAGAATAGCAGAGATGAAATTTATTCCTACACCATTAATCGGCGCATATGTAATTGAGTTGGAAAAGCGCGGGGACGACCGGGGATTTTTTGCACGCGCATTCTGTGTTAAAGAATTTGAATCGAATGGGCTTAACAGGAATATTGTGCAGATTAACAATTCTTTGAGTAAGGACACCGGTACGCTGAGGGGAATGCATTATCAACTGGCTCCTAAGTCCGAAGATAAAATAGTGCGGTGTATAAGTGGCCGGTTATATGATGTAATTATTGATCTTCGCCCGGAATCCAAAACATTTAAAAACTGGTTTGGTGTAGAGCTTAGTGCTGAAAACAGATTATCGCTGTATGTACCGAAAGGATTCGCGCACGGATTTATAACTCTTGAGGAGAACACAGAAGCATTTTATCTGGTCACCGAATTTTATTCGCCCGAGCATGAGAGAGGCATCCGTTATAATGATCCGGAGTTTAACATAAAATGGCCGATAGAGCCGAAGATAATTTCGGATAAAGATTTGAATCACCCAGATTTCAACCAATCATATCATTTAAAGTAAACGATGAAAATTCTATTAACCGGTATAAGCTCATTTACAGGTTTCTGGTTTGCTGAGGAATTATCCAATAAAGGTCATGAAGTAATTGCAACACTCACAAAAAATTCTCCCGATGAATATGAAGGAATACGAAAGGAACGGATCTCGTTAATTCTGGATAAAGTAACCCCCGTTTTCGGTTCCAGATTCGGTGATGCGGTATTTAATGAAATTATTGAATCTGGTATTGATGTCTTATGCCACCACGGCTCTGAAGTGACAGATTACAAAAGCATTAAGTTCGATATCGCCAATGCGGTTAAACAGAATACGAATAATATTATTGGCGTTATTGAACATCTAAAAAAGAATAATTGCAGCTCGATTGTTTATACAGGCAGCGTATTTGAACCGAACGAAGGATCCGGGACAAAACCTCTTGACGCTTTCTCCCCTTACGGTTTATCAAAAAGTCTAACCTACGAAATCCTTCGTTATTACTGCTCAACATTCGAAATAAAACTCGGCAAATTTGTTATTCCGAATCCATTCGGTCCTTTCGAAGAGGCACGGTTTACGAATTATTTAATTCAGAACTGGTTTAACGGAAAAACTCCTGAAGTAAAAACACCCGATTATATACGCGATAATATTCATGCAGACCTGCTTGCAAAAGCATATGAATCATTTGTTCAAAAAGTGTTTAACGGGAATAATCCGGAAAGTAAAACTAATCCGGGTTTATATGCCGAATCACAGGGGGCATTTACAGGGCGTGTAGCTCATGAAATGGAAACGCGATTAAATATTAAATGCGATTTCAAATTATTAAAACAGACTGATTTCAGCGAACCGTTAGAGAGAATTAATACAGATAGAATTAGGGATGTTTTTAATTGGAACGAGTCTGCAGCGTGGGACCGATTAGCAGATTATTATTCAACAAAATACATTAACAGAGTTTGAAACTGCTTTTCTACTTCTCTTCATCCGTTACGTAATTGGAATAATTGTTCTTAAAGTACTCGTAAGTAAGTTGTATTCCTTCGTGAATAGAATACTTCGGATGCCATGAAGTAATTTTGTGCAATTTTGAGATATCAACAGAAACATCGCCGGTCTCAATCTTCTCGTAATTATCGGGCCACGGAATGAATTCCATTCTACCCTTTTTAACACATGAGATAACACTGCTCACCATATCACAGAATCTAGTTGAATTTCCCGAACCGATATTTAGGATTTCTCCAATAGCCTCATTGCTTGAAGATGCCAGGACTATTGCATCAATAATATCATCGATATAGATATAGTCTCTCAGCTGTTTGCCGTCGCCGTAAATTTTAATTGTCTTATCCTCCATCGCCTGTCTTATAAACCAGCCGACGAGAGAATATTTATTATGTTTAATCTGCTGCCTTGGTCCGAACGGATTCGTAATTCTGAAAATAGTACAAGGGATTCCAAAGTCCTTGTAGTACATCAATAAATATTTTTCGGAAGTCAGCTTATGGATTCCGTAAAGACTGAGGGGATTGGTCTCGCTCTGTTCGGTGATAGGCGAATGTTCGGCTTTGCCATAGACCATTCGCGAACTTGAAAAAATAATACGGATGGCCGGATTGAACTTACGGCAGATTTCTAAAATATTTAGTGTGGATTTTGAGTTAACATCGAGATCTTCAAACGGAATACTGAGACTATCGATATAACTTACCTGCGCGGCCAGGTGAAAGAGATAATCTGATTTTTCAATAATAGGTTTAATAAGTTCCGAATCCCTCACATCGCCTATAACTATTTTTACACGGTCTCTTATATTATCCAGGTTATAAAAATTTCCGCCGTATAAAGGATTAAGATTATCGACAATGGTAATATTGGCTTCGTGCTCTAAAAGTTTGTGAGCAAGATTGCTGCCGATGAAGCCGAGTCCTCCGGTTATAAGAATATTTTTATTTTTGAACAAATTATTCATGTATTTCCAATTAATCCGGATTGAAGAGATTAAACCTGCGAATTTCCGGTTGTAAAATATACTTCTTTATAATTATTGACCATCTTTGATAAAGAAAAATCTACTCGAAGAGAAGCATTATGCTCAACAATCTTTTTCCGTTCATGCCGTATCTTTAATAATTTTTCGAGGTATTCTTCGGTGTTATCGAGTTCAAAAAGCTGATTGCTGTCCATACCCACCACATCCGGATTACCTCCCACATTGGAAACCAGAACCGGAGTATTGGAATAGATTGCCTCAATCAGACTTATAGCAACTCCTTCATATCTCGATGTAAGCGTAAAAAGATCGAACCCGCTTATAAAACGGTGGGAATTTTTAATCTCACCAAGCAGATAAAAATCGTTTTCAATGCCCCGCTCTTTAATCATCCTCATGTACTCATCATAATCCTGCCCGTCTCCGATAATTATGACCTTTGCATCGGGCATCTTTTCTTTTATTAAATGAAAATTATTTATAAGGAATTCATAATTTTTTTGATAAGCAAGCCGCCCTGTAGAACCGATTACAAAATTTTTCTCAAGATCAGTCCCGCATTTATCAGAAAGAAATTTCCGGGCTTCATCGGCATTCAGGAATTCCAGTTCTTCCGGATTCAATCCGTTATAAATGATTCTGGCATTTTTAAACATTCTTTCTCCTGCCAGTTCATCGTAATTCATCCGGCATTCAAAAATTATCTCGTCAATGGCCTTAAGAAATATTTTAAAATAGAGCTTGGCAAGATATTTAACAATAAAATTAGGATTGAAGTTTTTATCGATGAAGGAGAGTCCGTGAAAAGTAAAAACATTTTTAGGTTTATTTTTGAGAAAGAGTGAGGCCGCCGCACCGATTAGAGTATTTGAACTATTCAAGTGAACAACATCATATTTATTTCTTTTCAACAGACTTCGGAGCTGGAACACAAAATAAAGGGCATTAAAGACACTGAAATTTCTTTTTAATGAGTTCAGATAATAATATTTAATGTTGTACTTATCGAGCTCGCGGAACAGGAAATCGCCGTCGCCCGCAACCACTTCCACCTCATCACCGTTATTCCGGAAAGCCCTGGCGAGGTTAAGAACAAAAACCTGAGCTCCGCCAATATCCGATTTAGTAATTACGTAGAGGATCCTCATCGGTTCTTAAGCCTTTTTTCTTCGTAGATGGATTTGAAGAGTCCGGCCAGTCTGGGCCCCGTTGCCTGAAGAGAGTATTTCTCCTCAACAAGTTTCCGTCCTGCCAAACCCATCTTCTTTCTCAATTCAATATCGTTTTTTAAAATGGTAAAATACTTTATCCAGTCTTCCGATGTACTGGCAAGGAATCCGTTAACTCCGTGTTGAACAATTTCTACGTTCACACCAACCGGCGAAGCAATAACCGGTTTAGCGCACGCCATATACTGGATTAACTTAAATCCGCATTTGCCCCGCTCCCACGGACTATCTACCAGCGGCATTATACCTATATCAAATCCCTGAACATCCTTAACTTCATTTTCGTCTTTCCAGGTCCTTATCTCTACCGGCAAACCGTCCATGGAAAAATCTTTGGAACCGATAACAATCAATTCAGATTCATTATCGCTGCAGAAAGTTTTAAGTTCCTCATGGATCGATAACAGGTATTTGGCCGTTGGAGGAGAGCCGAGCCATCCTATTATGAACTTATCATTCTTAACTTCCGGGCCGACAAAGAAGCGGTCAAGGCTTACAACAGTCGGAAATATTTCAATCTGCCTGGCAGAATTCAACCTGGCGCGATCTGCAAGATATTCATTGCCCGCAACAACAACGCGCGAAAGATTCATTACACTGTCAATCTTTTTTCCTAATAATCTACGGACCAGCGGATTGCTGTGAAGGTCGTAACGATGGAAGAAGGCGTCGTCGTAATCAACAACGACCGGGATATTCGATTTGAGCAGCATTTTTTCGAACCATCTTGGAAGCCATGGAAATGCCTCCTGCTGAAGCCATATAAGATCTATTCCGCTTTTAGACATCAGCAGGGCTATTCTATTAAAATAGTTCTTAATAATTTCTAAATAGGGTACAGGGGCATCCTCAAAAAGATAGTTAATATATCTGTAACTCAGGAGCGGCTGTTCAATTATTTCCCAGCCTTCTTTTTCGAGATATGGAAAATACTGAAACATCCGGACCATACTGCTGGATCCGCGCCGGTCGTATCTGGATAGAAGTAAAATTTTCATAGCGAAGCTTTTGTAATTAAGCTGATAATCTCCTGAACAATAATTTATAACCTTTTAATACTTCTTTCATTTCCCGGGGTTGTCCTTTCAAAACAGAATCGACTAATCGGGTCACCGGTTCAATAATCATCGTTACGCAAAAAATTAAAAAATATGAGATCTTATTAAAATGTTTTTTGCAATAAATCAGTTTACTGTGAATTATAAGTGCAAGCCGCATTGCTTTAATACTTTCAGTAGTTCCCCCTCCCCTGTGGAATATTCTGGTACCGGAAAGGTAGTAGCTACTGTATCCGAGCTTTTTTGCCCTTAGAGCCAAATCTAGATCTTCAAAATAAACAAAAAAACTTTCATCATAACCTTTCAGCACTGCAAATAAATCTCTTCTTATCATAAAAAAAGAACCCATTACCTGATCTACTTGCCTGTCCGAAAGATGATCCCACTCATTCATAAAATGTCCTGGAAAAATTCGCGGAAAAATCTTATCCAGCCCGAAAGATTGATAGATCATTCTAAAAGGTGTTGGAAACCTCGCACAGTTTCTGGCTACTTCGCCCTCCTCATTAACCAGTTGAATACCCGCAATTCCAACCTCAGGGTTGCAGGCCAGAAATCCGGACGGATTTGATAATGAATCATTATACAGAACCGTATCGGGATTCAGGAAAAGCAGAAAATCCGCTTCCGAACCGGACGCC includes these proteins:
- a CDS encoding glycosyltransferase family 2 protein codes for the protein MNLSEKIVSGISDRPSIDVIIVNWNSGGLLKNCIQSIPAALDGSFVLNRVIIVDNDSSDNSLNFEFDRNLPLSFIKNRQNSGFARACNQGASGSEADFLLFLNPDTVLYNDSLSNPSGFLACNPEVGIAGIQLVNEEGEVARNCARFPTPFRMIYQSFGLDKIFPRIFPGHFMNEWDHLSDRQVDQVMGSFFMIRRDLFAVLKGYDESFFVYFEDLDLALRAKKLGYSSYYLSGTRIFHRGGGTTESIKAMRLALIIHSKLIYCKKHFNKISYFLIFCVTMIIEPVTRLVDSVLKGQPREMKEVLKGYKLLFRRLSA
- the rfbC gene encoding dTDP-4-dehydrorhamnose 3,5-epimerase; this encodes MKFIPTPLIGAYVIELEKRGDDRGFFARAFCVKEFESNGLNRNIVQINNSLSKDTGTLRGMHYQLAPKSEDKIVRCISGRLYDVIIDLRPESKTFKNWFGVELSAENRLSLYVPKGFAHGFITLEENTEAFYLVTEFYSPEHERGIRYNDPEFNIKWPIEPKIISDKDLNHPDFNQSYHLK
- a CDS encoding glycosyltransferase, with protein sequence MRILYVITKSDIGGAQVFVLNLARAFRNNGDEVEVVAGDGDFLFRELDKYNIKYYYLNSLKRNFSVFNALYFVFQLRSLLKRNKYDVVHLNSSNTLIGAAASLFLKNKPKNVFTFHGLSFIDKNFNPNFIVKYLAKLYFKIFLKAIDEIIFECRMNYDELAGERMFKNARIIYNGLNPEELEFLNADEARKFLSDKCGTDLEKNFVIGSTGRLAYQKNYEFLINNFHLIKEKMPDAKVIIIGDGQDYDEYMRMIKERGIENDFYLLGEIKNSHRFISGFDLFTLTSRYEGVAISLIEAIYSNTPVLVSNVGGNPDVVGMDSNQLFELDNTEEYLEKLLKIRHERKKIVEHNASLRVDFSLSKMVNNYKEVYFTTGNSQV
- a CDS encoding glucose-1-phosphate cytidylyltransferase — encoded protein: MINKDIPVFILCGGLGTRLKEETEFRPKPMVPVGDKPILWHIMNSYSKFGFKKFILCLGFKSEIIKSYFLNYSSLNSDFTVNLQNNEITVHSVGHNLNWEVTLAYTGELNMTGSRIAIAAEKYLGPSEDFAVTYGDGLTNANLKEEFEFHKQHGKIGTILGTNPPSRFGSIKLNGEIVEEFSEKPEFEDEWINGGYFFFKREFLSYLSKDEKCILERQPLVKLASDRQLQMFRHKGFWACMDTQRDREYLNQLWNSGNVPW
- a CDS encoding SDR family oxidoreductase yields the protein MRVLLTGHKGYIGAHLLEILKEEGHSVTGVDLNLFPEAEWENTVKPDRELLKDFRNLQPNEIENHDCVMHLAAISNDPMGDLVEQLTYNINLHGSVNLARKAKEAGIPRFLFSGSCSVYGKGVNLDLDENSTLNPVSAYAVSKVKSEVEIGKLADQNFSPVFLRNSTAYGFSPVLRIDLVVNNLLACAISRNEIRIMSDGTPWRPLIHARDIARAFIAFANAPAQEIHNKAINIGANHENYQVKDVAENVGKLIPSAKIVFTGEVGEDPRNYRVNFDLLNKVLPGFKLEYNLEKGMEELYSKYREHNFNLSDFEGDRFVRLRTLKKKLGQFGE
- a CDS encoding glycosyltransferase family 4 protein translates to MKILLLSRYDRRGSSSMVRMFQYFPYLEKEGWEIIEQPLLSYRYINYLFEDAPVPYLEIIKNYFNRIALLMSKSGIDLIWLQQEAFPWLPRWFEKMLLKSNIPVVVDYDDAFFHRYDLHSNPLVRRLLGKKIDSVMNLSRVVVAGNEYLADRARLNSARQIEIFPTVVSLDRFFVGPEVKNDKFIIGWLGSPPTAKYLLSIHEELKTFCSDNESELIVIGSKDFSMDGLPVEIRTWKDENEVKDVQGFDIGIMPLVDSPWERGKCGFKLIQYMACAKPVIASPVGVNVEIVQHGVNGFLASTSEDWIKYFTILKNDIELRKKMGLAGRKLVEEKYSLQATGPRLAGLFKSIYEEKRLKNR
- a CDS encoding NAD-dependent epimerase/dehydratase family protein — translated: MNNLFKNKNILITGGLGFIGSNLAHKLLEHEANITIVDNLNPLYGGNFYNLDNIRDRVKIVIGDVRDSELIKPIIEKSDYLFHLAAQVSYIDSLSIPFEDLDVNSKSTLNILEICRKFNPAIRIIFSSSRMVYGKAEHSPITEQSETNPLSLYGIHKLTSEKYLLMYYKDFGIPCTIFRITNPFGPRQQIKHNKYSLVGWFIRQAMEDKTIKIYGDGKQLRDYIYIDDIIDAIVLASSSNEAIGEILNIGSGNSTRFCDMVSSVISCVKKGRMEFIPWPDNYEKIETGDVSVDISKLHKITSWHPKYSIHEGIQLTYEYFKNNYSNYVTDEEK
- a CDS encoding NAD(P)-dependent oxidoreductase, giving the protein MKILLTGISSFTGFWFAEELSNKGHEVIATLTKNSPDEYEGIRKERISLILDKVTPVFGSRFGDAVFNEIIESGIDVLCHHGSEVTDYKSIKFDIANAVKQNTNNIIGVIEHLKKNNCSSIVYTGSVFEPNEGSGTKPLDAFSPYGLSKSLTYEILRYYCSTFEIKLGKFVIPNPFGPFEEARFTNYLIQNWFNGKTPEVKTPDYIRDNIHADLLAKAYESFVQKVFNGNNPESKTNPGLYAESQGAFTGRVAHEMETRLNIKCDFKLLKQTDFSEPLERINTDRIRDVFNWNESAAWDRLADYYSTKYINRV